CGAAAAGATGAATCGACGACTGGTCCCTCGAAGGTCCTACAAAACCAGCGAAAGATAACGCCTATAACCTCACCTCGCTCTCTCTGCTGAGCCTCCTGAAGAGCTCGTCGGTCTCGAACTTGCCCTTCTGATCGGGGACCACTCTGGGCACCTTGAACATGAACCTGGGCCGTCGCTGCTCGTAAAGGCCCATTCCGTCGAATGGCAGTACGCTGACACCCAGTCCACCCGCCCCTCCGGCGTGCTCGCTCATGGTGTGCATCATGTTCGCAGCCTTTTTTTGGTACGCTTCTTCACTTCGTTCTGTATCAGGCGAAAACTGTGGCGTCGACACAAGAACCGGCCGAGAGAGGAGCACCGCGACTGACTGACAAGCTtgtgatataaccttgacaagcTCTGGGAAACACTGCGAGAGAGACTGCGATGTCAGTAAACGGCGAACCGTGAGCAAACGAAACACTGCGTTAGAGCACACGAATTCCGCGCGTTCAACTGCGCCGAGCGGCGTCTCAGTGGAGACTAAGGACTCCGAATGCGGAGAACTCGGATATCCCTGAGTCCTGGCCCCGCGGCACGCCCATCGGACCGCCCACAGTTGCCCCCACCCGTCGCCCGGCCACGTTAAATCACGGGTACACTGTCACGTGGTGGATCGACCCATCGGCGAGAGGCCCGAACACCAGCGACCCGGTCCACGAGGTGACTCCGAAATTGCGTTATGTTCGCGTCCAGATTACCCGGCAGCTGCCGCGCGGCACCTTTTCTCGGCCTTCGCTCGATAAAACCGCGTTCTCACCGGATCATCAAGACGTCCGTTCTTTCCAGTTGGAACCACTCGTCGCGAAATACACAGCACTTTCCGCGGGAAAATCGGATTTTCTTGTCGTATCTCTTTTTTGTTTCGTCGCTCGGACCGACTGCAACTTGCGCTGAAATTTCTCGAATTATAGAAAAAGacagaaattaattattattattattataaattcataatattgtaattataaatttataatataatataatatcattattatattatttattattatattatttattatttattatatattatataaatatatattattatatatttataatataatatggttaatattattattataaattattataattaattattatcataaaTTCGAAAAATTTCATCCGAAAGTATTCGTCTCGTTAGGATCGTCGAGGAAGAGAGGAATTGTTTTCACGCAGCCAGAAAATTAGCGTCTCGCGAACAGTAATCacgaatttaaaaataaataatcgccTAATCGTGCTAACACGAGGGCAGTTCTCTCGTTGCTCGATGCACCAATTACCGTTCGATCAAGTCATACATTTATTTtgttctgtttttcttttttccatTTACTTCGTTCTTTCTCATTTATCTTTTCTGGTCGCTTTCTCACTTTTTTATTTCGAGCCCTCTCGACTGTTTTGCGAAAGCAAAAGCTATTGTTCGTCCCGAGCGGGAAGATGCGAACAATAAATTCTACCTAGCCGCGTAAGAAGTTATTTACGACTCGACCTACGGGTAGGAAACGGCAACTGAAAAAAAACGACCAGCCTCGACTCTCGGTAGACTGAATTTCAATTTGATTTATTGCTGTGCGCGGGCTGAAGGAGTCgtttcataaaaaaaaaaaataatatagacGAAGTTTCGGTGCTGAAACGATACGGAATGACCGACGAAACTTGtccggggagggggaggggagggaTAAGATTAAAGTTAATTCGAAGATGAAGCATAAAATTAAGTTGTAAACTAATGACTAGTATGTTACAGGTTAATCCGGGTACGATGATCGTGCAATAAAATGCTGTCGCTTTTCGAATTAGCACAGAGAATTGGCCAATGATATGGTCGATCTTTTATACCGTCGACCATAATAATCGGAGAAAGTTAGTCCACCGTCCTTGGATGAAATTGTTCTATCCTATTCTCGTTCTTCTTCTATCCGGTTTTCCTCAAAACGGATTTACTTCCTTTTCAGGTTCGAAACAGCTCGATCACCAAAGGAAAATAGAATTGCAAAATAgaattaatgtaatataatgtaatataatatataataatataatataatataatcgtgGATGTTTATTATCGATTCGGTCACTGGATTATGTTGGTGAAACTCTTTTGTtgctattaatttattattttgctAATATTAATGCAACCGTTATTGTTACTTACAAACGAGTAATCATTTGGTAAGAGATCTTCTTAGAATGAACACTATTGTacgatttatttattagtttAATAATTTCGTGTCAAAATATTTCACTTAAAACTGTTAAATACTTGATTAAATTGTAGAATAGAATCGTGTCGCTGTGGTTTCTCAcgattttattgtattaactAAATTAAACCAATGTCTAAgtaatttcattaaatttgattaaaatCCTTAATTTAAACTTAAAATCATCACAATTTATATgaaataacttaataaatacCTTCcccaatttaatttaataatagtcACCCCAATTCACTAtcgaaattaaaagaaaatctaCTGAAAtccttaattttaatttaaaaaattcgaatCTTAACATTTAATCCTTAATACTTAAATCCTTAATTTTAATCTAATAATAGTTACTCCTATTCGCTATTAAAGTTAAAAGAAAATCTACTGAAATCctcaattataatttaaaaaattcaaaccTTAACACTTAATCCTTAATATTTAAATCCTTAATCTTAATTTAATCTaaacattataaaattaaattgagaAAGTTTCTTTTAGGTTATTTCATATAAATTGTGATGatttgaaatttaaattaaggattttatatatagattatatatatatatatatatatatatatatatatatatatagatttaaatatagatttaaattaaGGATTTTCGTctttagtattataatatagtagtataatatagtattataatatagtagtataataatagtagtataataataatatagtagtataacaTAGTATTTTCGTCTTTTCGCTTGAAGAtggaagtatatatatatatataaaaacaatattttgcattaaattaaaatatatacttcCATCTTCAAGCGAAAAAACGAAAATACCGTAACTAGACGATCTCACCCTCGTCACAGGATTGCACGCCACTGCACGTCAACAGGATTTCCCAATGTACGAGTGCGAGCGCGTGCCAGAAAAGGATTTTACactaataatattcataatgtTTGCCAGCGAACAGATTCTCccgcggcgggggggggggcaatTCTAATCGTTGTTCTTTCTCGGAAGATACACAAAGATCCGAGCGAATAAAACTGTTGGCGAACAGAGAAAAGGATATCCGAGTTTCAGCTGCAGGCTCCGGCAGATGAAAAGGATGGGCGAGGCGACGAGTGGCAGTACGATGATATAATATACTGTATCAGGATCATCGAGTACGGGGATTGGCCGACGTGTCCCCCGTAGATATAGGAAATACGTGTAGGGGGTCCCTATTTTCGTGCCGGGAGCCAGTGCTCGCGTTCGAGGCTGTAACAGCGTGTATCCCCTCGAGGGAAGAGATCTTCATCatcgtctctctcgctctctctctctctctctctctctctctctcgctcgctcgctcgctctcgagTGCCAAGGGCTCATCCATTTGAGAGGATCATTGTCGAGGATCCGCGATTAAGATCGACGACCCTTTGCACGATCCGCGTTACCCGCCACGGATACCCATTTATCCGTTTTTTTATTCGTTCCGGAGCCTCCCCCTCGGAGCCTCCCGTCGCTCCGAGCATCAAAAAGTTCAGTGAAACTCTGTTGCTCGTGTAAGCCGCCATCGCGGAGACGTCCGATTCGAAGCAGAAGTTCACGAATTTTGTCTTCATCCTTTGTTCGCGAAATCGCGTTGCTTGTTGCCGGATCCTCGTTGACAGGGCGCACCCCAATTGGCCGTTCAGGATCAAGAATGATGGCTCTTAAAAGTCGATGAATTTTCAATCGAAATGCCTTAATCGTTCGTCGAGGAAGATGCGAAAATGCGTCGACGATCTgcgtaaaagaaaattatacgaTTTGGAAAAGATGTGAAAAAAATGCTGTTGTCGTCTTTATTTCTTATCGAATGAAAAACTTTTATgccgattattattatttatttattatattatatatatttatatattattattattatatttatatattattattattattattattattattatatttatatattattattattattatttatgctgACACAATTTGTATCGTTGGTAGAACAACGAGTCGCTTTCGTCTGAAAgatattttcattaatttcgCCACAGCGCCGGAAAATTCGCTGCGATCTTTTCGCATATGTGGATTACCATATATGTGCATATGTGGCGACATATTTTGTTGAATAACACCGAAGAGCGCAACTTTTCGCGAAAAAAAGAGTGCATGGTATCAAAATATACTGTCCGATGAATACGTCGGAATAGGAATCCCAGGATATTTTGAGCGGCTTTTATTGTTAAACCTTATCCGAAAGTTTAGGAAAATAAATCGGACTTAATTGTTTCATTTTCGGACAATTATTATAGTCCATAAAAGTATCATGACATTTCTGTAGATTAATTGCAATCATTTAACCCCCGACAATcattttctataaatattacTTCGTGAAGCGGCCTTTTGTTTAGCAAACAATGTGAACAAGCTGCGTTGCAAAATGAACGTGCTATTTGATCCTCGTGGTACAATGAATGCTCCTAATTTTCCACCAGCACCATACCtgcccacaaaaatgggcaatttgggaagaaaagaaaGGATTATTGGAGCCACGTGGCACATCTTTATAGCTGCCTGTATTGCCAATAACCCTTTCTTATTCTAACAACCCTAGCACCGTCCAGGTCGTTCAATTAGCTGCTGTAAACATGAATTTCCAAAAAATATTTATGGCATTAGCGTCACCCACATTATCGTCACCCACGTTagcgttatgtcaaggttatgtcaagattattatCTATGTTAACAATACTAGTTTTGTTCGGATTGTTCAATTAGCTGCTGTATACGTGAATTTGTACAAAATGTTTATAACATTAGCGTCACCCATGTTTGACCGACGCGGTACACCACGTGTCGAACAGTTTATGAGCTATATATTATAAcccaaagtacagtaaattccctcCAATTAACCTTTAacttgtagacaaaaatggacgatttggaatcattattattaatcattattcgagccacgcgacccatttttatagttgtcgacactcggcggctataaaaacgagacgcgaagctcgaataatcgcatctccttttcccaaaattgtccattcatgttcacaagctgagggacaatcggagaaaatttactgtaccatGCGTCGCGCATCGTACAGGCGTCTCTATGCTTCGATTTCCAGTATGGCGTTGTTTTTACGCCGAAAGCGCAGCACACGTGACACAAAGAGCATACTATCAGGTTTAATTCGAACCGTCGGCAGTTAAAAAATTCTTAACGAAACACTTCTTAAAATCGACCCGAAGCAACCCCTCGGAACTCGGCGATCCCTCTCCCAGAGACATCGATCCGGAATTATCGATCTCTCGACAACGTAATTGAATTTTCGTCGAGACCCGAATAAACCTGTCGCGATGTTCGAGCTTCCAGCTTTCTTTCGAGCCGTCGACAGTCCAAAAATTCCTACGCGACGCATTCGAAAATTGATTCGAGGTAACCCATCAATATCCGATCATTATTTCAAAAGCACGGAATTTGTCGATTTTCAACGTGAACTCGAACTTTCTTTCAACCCCTTGTCGCACTTTAGCATTACATAACTTTGCCGTACTTTTAACGAGTCTAACACGTAATAGAGATTTCCAGTTAGAACCTGTTAATCGTGAatattattccgttctttttagTCCGAATAAAATTCCGATTTCTTGTCGTCACGTACTTGAACGTTTACTTAAACGTTTAAACGACACGCAATGaatatataaatgaatataaatctAAGAAATGATATAATTCTTAGAAATGATCACAATCGCGAAAAGCTTCTATTCATTGCAACCACGAAGAAAATCGCACGTCAAGGGATTAAGTAAACTGCGATATTCCAGCCGAAATTTTGTGTCCCGAGGAATTGAAAATTTCAACCGGAGAAGATTGCATTATCGTTTTCCATTGAAACATAAATGATCGCCTTATTTCCTTTCTTTCGATTTTGATTTCTTGTCGTCGCGTACTTAAACATTCAAGCAAACGTTTAAACGGCACgcaatgaatataataaataaataatacacaaataataataaatcgtcCCTTATCTTCTCAGAAACGAGTACAATCGGAAAGCTTCTAATCGTTGCAGCCACGAAGGAAACAGCACGACGAgggtttaacacgttccgtgccacgtgtaccatcgatggtacacgcttgcatgtttacttagtgaactgaacaaattgtttacaagaaatttagaaccgaagaatcaatttccaccgcaagaatgggcgttgataagtttttgttacgttgttatgtgtacgagaattaataattgcacgtaatacatcaagttttagtagaatatcaaagtgtgaagattcgagtaaaaaaatctcggcacggaacgtgttaagtaaACTGCGATATATATTCCAGCCAAAATCCTGTGTCCCGAAGAGTATTGAAAATTTCAACCTGGGAAAGATTGCCCAAAATTGCAAGAATATCGGCCGCTTTCGCTCTCGGAGAAATTAGTCCAATATTCGGTCATATTTCATTCAAAGGTGACCTTTTCTTGCGCATCGTTGTGCAAGCAAGTTCGACGGGCACAACGGATCGCAGGCAAAATTGGATCAATGTTTGCAGTGTTCCGGCCCATTTCCGTGACAATGCTGGCACACCGATCATTCTAAACAGTTCGGCCATTTCCCGAGGTCACGATATGGTGTAATAAACGTTTTCTATGGGTGGCCTCGGTTTGGCGAGAGGGTAGCTGGAGGCGAGGGTGCACAGGTAAGGAGATCCCCGCTCCGAATGTTCGGCCGCGTCGAACCGAGAGGAGCAGCAACATCTTCGGGACGTGGTTTACGGCGACGTTCGTGTTTTACGACCGACGTTCTTCACCGCCGGTGTTTATTGCCGCTACTTTTGCCCTGCATCCCCGATTAGACCCCGGCCGTCGCCTGGCAGGCCAGTCCCGAGAGTCCTTCGAGGGATCCTCGATTCTCTCGTCGTACAACCGTTGTTAATAAAATCCGAAATTACGGGCGACACAAAATTGTAAAACTTAGCCAATGGTCGATGACTTGGTCGGTGACTTTCACGCCACGTTCGAAGGACCTTACAACAACGGTTTTACGGCTATCCTAATTGTCGGTCGCCGGCGGTGCCGGTCTTTACGATGGAGACCACGAAGATTTTGATTATTTGGAGCAGGGCATGGGAGAACGCTTTTTTTCCGGGGAGCACAATTACGGTCGGGCACGGGAATTCGGTCGACGCCTAAAACGGAACACCTTTTCCCTTCCCGGCAATTGGCCGGAACGTTTTAAACTTTATTTGGATACCAAGCCAATTTATTGGGGAATTAGCGGAAGAAAACGGAAAAATTTGTAGAGATTAGTTGGGACGACGAAGGAAAATTGAGAATATTAAGTTGTCCCTTGGATTTCTGTGTCCGTAACGAAAAACTCATAAAACGTGTCTCGTAGttcttattattatagttattgtatatagtatatatagtatatatacagggtgtcccaggatttaatgttcaaactttgtcagtgtattctatggcacaaagttaaaaaaaaatattatgtaaacataggtcatatagagttttattaataagttataacaaaaattcagaaataGAAATAGTAATCGACTTGCTGTTACTGGGAGCATTGGctcgaatagatcagcacatgccgagtgtttatgtaagctgtgtgcGTATATAcgagtatatatagtatatagtatatatatactacaatCTTAAACTTAGAAAAGTAAACTGCGATATTCCAGCCGAAATCTTGTGTCCCGAAGAATTGAAAGTTTCAACCTGGGAAAGATTGCAAGAATATCGGCCGTTTTCGCTCTACCAGAAATTAGtcaaatatttaaagaaaaggTTATATTTCATTTAAAGGTAACCTTTTCTTGCGCATCGTTGTGTGCAAGAAAGTTCGACGGGTACAATGGATCGCAAGCAAAATTTGATAAATATTTGCAGTGTTCCGGCCCATTTCCGTGACAATGCTGGCGCACCGACAATTCTAAACAGGTCGGCCATTTTTGTATATTACTTTTTTTACCttttgtatatatagtatatactatctatatactgtactatatatagtagtatagtggtagtagtagtagtagtagtagtagtatagtagtaatatagtatagtagtagtatatatatagtagtatactatacatatatactatatatatatctactacatatactatatactatatatatatctactacatatactatatactatatatatatatatatatatctactacatatactatatactatatactatatactatatactatatactatatactatatactatatactatatactatatatactatatacagcCTGCGAAATCGCTGCGAATAAACGATAATAAACGCGTGACAAATTATGTTCATTTATAATCCGGTTGAACGAATTATACGTCGGTCCAACGAAACGTCTCGACGAAATCGAAGCAAGAAgagataaataaattaatataaactcTTAATTTTCAAGAAATTAAAACGAGAACTTGAAAACAAAAACTGAGATACACCTTGTTATTTTTTACGATGCAACATCATCGACCGGAAATACGGTAAAATCGCGAGGTCTTCTTCGTTTCCCATTAAATCGATCGAGTGTTTCGCGAAGCTCGGCGGTTCGGGTCATTCGCCGTCGGAACGCGGCGTCGACGGAGGAGGGGGGAGAATCGTCGACGACGGGAATGCGTCGCCATGAATGCAAAGCAcggcgaaatgaataatttgacGCGTGCGTCCGACGCGGCGTCGCGACGGCCGCCGTGAAAAACCAGCGTCGACGGGACCGCCCGCCCCTGTTCGGCTCGGATTGGTCCAGCAGCCTCGCCAATCCCAGCCTCCGACGGGAAATCACGTCGATGGGGATCCCGGAGCTGGTGCACGCGCGTATTTCTTGCCCCGCTTCTTTATGGAAACCCCTCTCCccgctgccccccccccccaccgtaTGCGCGGCCGACTGAAATTCGAACCAGAAACGCGTAAAACGACCGTGTAAATCTTCCATCGCCATGTGCTCGCATCCGACAATTTCTGTGTGACCTTTTGTTAATTAAAGGAATCTTTCTttttttgtacattttttcttcCAAGCTTTCGAAATCATCGAGACGGTATTTGCTATCGTAGGAAATCTCTGTCTTGAAATTGTTGAGTTCAGTCTCGTTATTTTTTAGATTTGAACTGTGCCCGATCGACGCTCGTATTGTTGATTAATTATACAAATAAGTtggaaggttcgaataatcatatcttctcttATTAATTGTTAACTTCTGTTTAcaggctgaaggaaaattggggagaatttattgtagaataatttctccctaattcgcgcacaaaaatggacaatttgggaagattatTCAACAACGATTGAACAACAatttgtcgacaattataaaaatgagtcgcgaagctcgaatgatcgtatctcctcgttcCAAATTGTATATTTcagtttacaagttgaaggaaaattggggagaatttattgtagaataatttctccctaattcgcgctcggatcgcccacaaaaatggacaatttgggaagattatTCAACGACAATTAGTCGACAAttgtaaaaatgagtcgcgaagctcgaataatcgtatctcctcgtcccaaattgtgtCCATTTCAgtctacaagctgaaggacaattggggagaatataGTGtttaataatttctccctaattcgcattcagatcgcgcacaaaaatggacaatttgagaaaattaTTCAACAACGATTCGATGACAATtagtcgacaattataaaaatgagtcgcgaggctcgaatgatcgtatctcctcgtcccaaattgtccatttcagtttacaagctgaaggacaattggggagaatataGTGtttaataatttctccctaattcgcattcagatcgcgcacaaaaatggacaatttgagaaaattaTTCAACAACGATTCGATGACAATtagtcgacaattataaaaatgagtcgcgaggctcgaatgatcgtatctcctcgtcccaaattgtccatttcagtttacaagctgaaggacaattggggagaatataGTGtttaataatttctccctaattcgcattcagatcgcgcacaaaaatggacaatttaagaaaatTATTCAACAACGATTCGACGACAATtagtcgacaattataaaaatgagtcgcgaagctcgaatgatcgtatctcctcgttccaaattgtccatttcagtttacaagctgaataaaaattggggagaatttactgtacagtaatttctccctaattcgcgctcagatcgcgcacaaaaatggacaatttgaagaagtcacgattgttcgaaccttgcggctcgttttttacaactaccgattgtcaacgatcacaaaaacgagccgaaattgcccatttttgtgtgcaatccgagcgtcaatctGAGGCGAATCTTCTGTAATCGTCTTTGGTGTGCGCAGAGCGTGCGTCTTGATTCCCGAAGCTTCGTCTCGGAACGAACATTTCCAAAAAAAAACGCTGCATCGAAGCAGAAAAATCGGAAAAATCCGCTCGGTGTAATTGACATAACCGGGGGGGAGGAATAAAATCGGCATCGACCAGGACCGAGATTTTCGCGATCGCGCGCCCCGCGGCGGACGAAACGCGGCCGAAACGTGGCCGAAACGCGGCAAACAAGCAGCGGATCGATACGGTCGCTAAAGCGTTGCTAAAGAAACTAGGCGACGGTGTAGGGCAACGGAACTGCGAGCAGTCAGGGTCTCGTCGATCCTCGCGATCATGTCCTGCCAAAAGAGGAGTTCCTCCGCTCCGACTGATTGGGAGCGGAAAGCTTACAAACGGCACCGGCTGAAAGTGAGTAGAGAAACCGCGGGTGACCTTCGCGGACCTCGTGCCAAAAAGCTTCGCCGGAACTTTTCAGTAAACCGCCCCTAgtctcgattgcttcgtccatGTTGTTCCGGCCGGATCGCGGGTCAACGTACGGTCGACTTTCGGCATACGCGATTTCGCGGTTTCTTTGACAAAAACCGGCGAAACGGCAGAACAAAACGACGGTTGGCATGATCGACGTAGGGGTGGTGAAAATGTTGACCGCGGTCGACCGGTCGATTAcgttactttattattattatttactattatgttatttactatttatatttatattattcgctattatattatattatttactttaCTTTATCTCGAATTTAAACTTTTTCCTCGGCTTTAAATTACCACTTTTCTATCGCTGAACTCTTTGGGGCACGGCAAGATTGAAAATGTTCCACCTTTTCTCAGATCCACCACAAAATATTGCAACAACGAATTGAGTTGAATTGTTATTATAtcttttatgttttatattatgtgattcctttgttaataaaGATATTAAcacaattaaatttttattcaattaatcatgcgattcctttgttaataaaGATATACCAATTTTCtataattcgaaacacaatcAAATTTCTGTGCGACATgagtctattttattttctgaattCTCGTGTccctataatttaaaaaaaaaaaaagaagagaaaataGGTCACCCGTGATCGAAGGTTTCTCCAGCCCAGATCTCGGAAATGAATGTAGAATGCGAAATTTTGTTTCAGGTGAAAAGTGCTACCTGCGCGATCGACGTGAATCCACCGGAAGGCAGGCCGCACGTGGTTCTGAACGCGAAGGGGTTGCAACTGGAGCGGGAGAAGCAGGATCGTATACTGCGCGAGAATTTCATCCTGTTGAAGAAGCTCCGCGACATCATGCACAGAAAACGTCCAACGGAGGAGAGCCAGAGATTGAAGTGGGACCAGACCAGATGCATCAGGACCCGTTGACCTACAGAATAGAACCCGTTCGATCGGCCAAGGGAGAAAATGTACCGAGGATACGGTGCGAATCAGCAGAAGGTAAAAAACGAAACAGCTACTCTGTAACAGATTGCTACGATTAATACGAGGATTTTTACAATTCTCCGTTTTATGATTGTAACGGATCGAATAATGAAAGAAATGTATGTGTTGCGATCACCGAATGACCACTTTTAAATACACGAAGCGATAAACAATAATTACTCGCTGTTTTATTTGTTAAGTTTACGTAATTATGGCAACCCGAGATGTGGGATCGACGCATGGAATCATCGCTACTTCTATAAGATGCGATGTAAACTGAGAATTAAAAATGGCGCTATTCGCGAAAATAATCTCGACCTAGTGGCAGAACGCTCAAACTACTAGCCAAAATCAACTGTTGGAAACGTTGTCTAACGGTTTCAACGTTTTGCCGCTACGGGAGTTAGTGAGCGAAGCTTCGGGATTTCGCCACAGGCGGCGCTGTTGTCGCTGGTGCAATTCATCCTCGTCGGTATCAATTGTCGACCAGTTTCATCGATTCGCCGTGTACTAATTGGCGGCGCTGTGCGGACAGTTTCACCGATTCGCCGtgtactaattggcgctgtacggcaCTTTATTCTTCTAGGAACTTTATTCTTTCTAGATCGTCTCTTGCCGGAGTAAGCATTTCCTCTTATGGGAAATAAGGCGATCATTTATGTTTCAATGGAAAACGATAATGCAATCTTTTCTGGTTGAAATTTTCAATTCTTCGGGATACAAAATTTCAGCTGGAATATCGCAGTTTACTTAATCCCTTGCCGTGCGATTTTCTTCATGGTTGCAATGAATAGAAGCTTTTCGCGATTGTGATCATTTCTAAGAATTATATCATTTCTTagatttatattcatttatatattCATTGCGTGTCGTTT
The window above is part of the Megalopta genalis isolate 19385.01 chromosome 2, iyMegGena1_principal, whole genome shotgun sequence genome. Proteins encoded here:
- the LOC117229864 gene encoding uncharacterized protein CFAP97D2, which produces MSCQKRSSSAPTDWERKAYKRHRLKVKSATCAIDVNPPEGRPHVVLNAKGLQLEREKQDRILRENFILLKKLRDIMHRKRPTEESQRLKWDQTRCIRTR